From the genome of Halorussus caseinilyticus, one region includes:
- a CDS encoding inorganic phosphate transporter, with translation MISVLLLVGVAVAVFVGFNIGGSSTGVAFGPAVGSGVLSKLGAAVLMASFALLGGWTVGRNVVATMGGKIVPSALFTLPASVGVLFFVGLALLVSNLFGVPASTSMTAVGAIAGLGVAAGDIDWGVMGQIVSWWLVAPIVAFWVCAVIGRYLYPYLDVWFRIDQSEGPLFEYDRVASIPYPVPAANTNRRELVSSVLVVVIGCYMAFSAGASNVANAVAPLVGSGELQINQGILLAAGAIALGAFTIARRTLDTVGNDLTDLPLLAALIVEVVSASLITFLSYLGIPASLAVSATMCIIGLGWGRATRAVRVRDAAAAAVRGDGEKTKKADGESKMSVDALTAEPEDEVQKIGEEDPDELQTKDLFDPSSTGRVIMLWILTPSISAVASFLLFEFFPIYQ, from the coding sequence GTGATTAGCGTACTTCTACTCGTCGGTGTCGCGGTTGCCGTCTTCGTCGGGTTCAACATCGGTGGGTCCTCGACCGGAGTCGCGTTCGGTCCGGCGGTCGGGAGCGGCGTCCTCTCGAAACTCGGCGCGGCCGTGCTGATGGCGAGTTTCGCGCTCCTCGGCGGGTGGACCGTCGGCCGAAACGTGGTGGCGACGATGGGCGGCAAAATCGTCCCGTCGGCACTGTTCACGCTCCCCGCGAGCGTCGGCGTCCTCTTCTTCGTCGGACTCGCGTTGCTCGTCTCGAACCTGTTCGGCGTCCCCGCCTCCACGTCGATGACCGCGGTCGGCGCGATTGCCGGACTCGGGGTCGCGGCGGGCGACATCGACTGGGGCGTGATGGGCCAAATCGTCTCGTGGTGGCTGGTCGCGCCTATCGTCGCGTTCTGGGTGTGTGCGGTCATCGGTCGCTACCTCTACCCGTATCTGGACGTGTGGTTCCGCATCGACCAGTCGGAAGGGCCGCTGTTCGAGTACGACCGCGTGGCGTCGATTCCCTACCCGGTTCCGGCGGCGAACACGAACCGCAGGGAGTTGGTGAGTAGCGTCCTCGTGGTCGTCATCGGCTGTTACATGGCGTTCTCGGCGGGCGCGAGCAACGTCGCCAACGCCGTCGCACCGCTGGTCGGCAGTGGCGAGTTGCAAATCAATCAGGGCATCTTGCTGGCGGCGGGTGCCATCGCGCTCGGGGCGTTCACCATCGCGCGCCGGACCCTCGACACGGTGGGCAACGACCTCACCGACCTTCCGCTGTTGGCGGCGCTCATCGTGGAAGTCGTCTCGGCGTCGCTCATCACGTTCCTGTCGTACCTCGGGATTCCGGCCAGTCTCGCGGTCAGCGCGACGATGTGTATCATCGGTCTCGGATGGGGGCGGGCGACTCGGGCCGTCAGGGTTCGGGACGCGGCGGCCGCCGCGGTCCGGGGCGACGGCGAGAAGACGAAAAAAGCCGACGGCGAGTCGAAGATGTCGGTGGACGCCCTCACCGCCGAACCCGAAGACGAGGTGCAGAAAATCGGCGAGGAGGACCCCGACGAACTCCAGACGAAGGACCTGTTCGACCCGTCTTCGACCGGTCGCGTCATCATGCTCTGGATTCTGACCCCGAGCATCTCGGCGGTAGCGTCGTTCCTCCTGTTCGAGTTCTTCCCGATTTATCAGTAG
- the fer gene encoding ferredoxin Fer: MPTVEYLNYEVLDDQGWDMDDDDLFEKAEDAGLGDEDYGSLDVAEGEYILEAAEAQGYDWPFSCRAGACANCAAIVKEGEIDMDMQQILSDEEVEEKNVRLTCIGSPDADEVKIVYNAKHLDYLQNRVI, encoded by the coding sequence ATGCCAACCGTAGAATACCTCAACTACGAAGTGCTGGACGACCAAGGCTGGGACATGGACGACGACGACCTCTTCGAGAAGGCCGAAGACGCCGGACTCGGTGACGAGGACTACGGCAGCCTCGACGTTGCCGAAGGCGAGTACATCCTCGAAGCCGCGGAAGCGCAGGGCTACGACTGGCCCTTCTCGTGCCGCGCCGGTGCGTGTGCGAACTGCGCCGCCATCGTCAAAGAGGGCGAAATCGACATGGACATGCAACAGATTCTCTCCGACGAAGAGGTCGAAGAGAAGAACGTTCGCCTGACCTGCATCGGCAGTCCGGACGCCGACGAAGTTAAAATCGTCTACAACGCGAAGCACCTCGACTACCTCCAGAACCGCGTCATATAG
- a CDS encoding MFS transporter, which translates to MALALHVWSRERYVRPETNRETLAAGLADARATAGRLWKNPRMRWLLLAYALYAFTWQSATGFLPTFLRASKGFPAGLASGGFAALFVVGAAVKPVAGSLGDRFPRAGVAAGALVVAALALAGLLAASGTLAVGAAVVVFAAGLMAYPPVMQALLMDTFPDGSMGGDLGATRTVYLGLGSLGPSYVGFVAGRVSYAAAFAGLLVGLLVSAAIVVGLARSG; encoded by the coding sequence GTGGCGCTCGCGCTCCACGTCTGGAGTCGAGAGCGGTACGTCCGGCCCGAAACGAACCGCGAGACGCTCGCCGCCGGACTCGCCGACGCCAGAGCGACCGCAGGTCGGCTCTGGAAGAATCCCCGGATGCGGTGGCTCCTGTTGGCCTACGCGCTGTACGCCTTCACGTGGCAGAGCGCGACCGGGTTCCTGCCGACGTTCCTCCGGGCGTCGAAGGGGTTTCCCGCGGGTCTCGCCAGCGGCGGATTCGCCGCCCTGTTCGTGGTCGGCGCGGCGGTCAAACCCGTCGCGGGGTCGCTCGGCGACCGATTCCCGCGGGCCGGGGTCGCCGCGGGCGCGCTGGTCGTCGCGGCGCTGGCGCTCGCCGGTCTGCTCGCCGCCTCCGGAACGCTCGCGGTCGGTGCCGCCGTCGTCGTCTTCGCGGCCGGACTCATGGCCTACCCGCCGGTGATGCAGGCGCTTCTGATGGACACGTTCCCGGACGGGAGCATGGGCGGGGACCTCGGCGCGACCCGAACGGTCTACCTCGGTCTCGGGAGTCTCGGACCGAGTTACGTCGGGTTCGTCGCGGGCCGGGTCTCCTACGCCGCGGCGTTCGCTGGCCTGTTGGTCGGTCTGCTCGTGAGCGCGGCAATCGTCGTCGGACTGGCGCGGAGCGGCTGA
- a CDS encoding M48 family metallopeptidase, with amino-acid sequence MRNLGLKARMAVVGSMLFAFYAVAAVAAMGIFGFPPVLVALGSVAFVGVQYKIGKWAALRSVGAEEMPEDRFPEIHRQVESLSKDMGIDKPRLMVARMGVPNAFAVGRKGAGTVVVSEELLQMLDSREVEGVLAHELAHIRNRDVVMMVLGQGVASIVAIVAQWVVLLTGDNDLADFFLAIVVGQITQMLVMVFVFAISRYREYVADRDAAAEIGSGEPLARALEKISRGSERARESKIDAETSALCIFGEGTGLARLFASHPPVEKRIERLRN; translated from the coding sequence ATGAGAAATCTCGGACTCAAGGCTCGAATGGCGGTCGTCGGGTCGATGCTGTTCGCGTTCTACGCGGTGGCCGCCGTCGCGGCGATGGGAATCTTCGGCTTCCCGCCGGTCCTCGTCGCGCTCGGGAGCGTCGCCTTCGTCGGCGTCCAGTACAAAATCGGCAAGTGGGCCGCGCTCCGGAGCGTCGGCGCGGAGGAGATGCCAGAAGACCGCTTCCCCGAAATCCACCGACAGGTCGAGTCGCTGTCGAAGGACATGGGCATCGACAAGCCCCGCCTGATGGTGGCCCGGATGGGCGTGCCCAACGCCTTCGCGGTCGGTCGGAAGGGCGCGGGGACCGTCGTCGTCTCCGAGGAGTTACTTCAGATGCTCGACAGTCGCGAGGTCGAGGGCGTCCTCGCGCACGAACTCGCCCACATCCGGAACCGCGACGTGGTGATGATGGTCCTCGGGCAGGGCGTGGCCTCCATCGTCGCCATCGTCGCTCAGTGGGTGGTCCTGCTGACCGGCGACAACGACCTCGCCGACTTCTTCCTCGCCATCGTCGTGGGCCAGATTACCCAGATGCTCGTGATGGTGTTCGTCTTCGCCATCTCGCGTTACCGCGAATACGTCGCCGACCGCGACGCCGCCGCGGAAATCGGCAGTGGCGAACCGCTGGCCCGCGCACTCGAAAAGATTAGCCGCGGGAGCGAACGCGCCCGCGAGTCCAAAATCGACGCCGAGACGAGCGCACTGTGCATCTTCGGCGAGGGGACCGGTCTCGCGCGACTGTTCGCCAGTCACCCGCCGGTCGAGAAGCGAATCGAGCGCCTGCGTAACTGA
- a CDS encoding inorganic phosphate transporter, giving the protein MSSLLLLVGVAVAVFVGFNIGGSNTGVAFGPAVGSGTVSKLGAAGLMAVFFLVGGWTLGRRVVDTLGKGLVAGDPFTMEVSIAVLLFIGLALFAGNVFGVPASTSMTAVGAIVGLGLAIGRLKVDAVLEIVGWWLVAPIVGFWVSAVVGRYWYDRLAERIAIDRSDGPLVTIDRSGTLPGFELGPGTTQREFGGTLLVVGIGCYMAFSAGASNVANAVAPLVGNGAITMNQGILLAGGATALGAFTIARRTLDTVGNDLTDLPLVAALVVATVSASIVTVLSALGIPASFVVIATMSVVGLGWGRATVADPVPDEPQVPASSVGVPAESADAPITPDDSPAASELYQPATTARVVLLQNLVPAVATVVAYVVFQYAPIF; this is encoded by the coding sequence GTGAGCAGTCTCCTCCTCCTCGTCGGTGTCGCCGTCGCCGTCTTCGTCGGCTTCAACATCGGCGGGTCGAACACGGGCGTCGCGTTCGGTCCGGCAGTCGGAAGTGGAACCGTCTCGAAACTCGGCGCGGCCGGACTGATGGCCGTCTTTTTCCTCGTCGGCGGATGGACCCTCGGCCGCCGCGTCGTGGACACCCTCGGGAAGGGACTCGTCGCGGGCGACCCTTTCACCATGGAGGTGAGCATCGCCGTCCTCCTGTTCATCGGACTGGCGCTGTTCGCCGGGAACGTGTTCGGCGTCCCCGCCTCCACGTCGATGACCGCCGTGGGCGCAATCGTCGGGTTGGGCTTGGCTATCGGCCGGTTGAAGGTCGATGCCGTCCTCGAAATCGTCGGCTGGTGGCTGGTCGCGCCCATCGTCGGCTTCTGGGTCAGCGCCGTCGTGGGGCGCTACTGGTACGACCGACTCGCCGAGCGCATCGCCATCGACAGGAGCGACGGTCCGCTGGTCACCATCGACAGGTCCGGTACCCTCCCCGGCTTCGAACTCGGGCCGGGAACTACCCAGCGTGAGTTCGGCGGGACGCTTCTGGTCGTTGGCATCGGCTGTTACATGGCGTTCTCGGCGGGCGCGAGCAACGTCGCCAACGCCGTCGCGCCGCTGGTCGGCAACGGCGCGATTACGATGAATCAGGGCATCCTGCTGGCGGGCGGAGCGACGGCGCTCGGCGCGTTCACCATCGCGCGCCGGACCCTCGACACGGTGGGCAACGACCTCACCGACCTCCCGCTGGTCGCCGCGCTCGTGGTCGCTACCGTCAGCGCGTCCATCGTGACCGTCCTGTCGGCGCTCGGCATCCCCGCGAGTTTCGTCGTCATCGCCACGATGAGCGTGGTGGGTCTCGGATGGGGTCGCGCGACGGTGGCCGACCCGGTGCCCGACGAACCGCAGGTCCCCGCGTCGAGCGTCGGCGTCCCCGCCGAGAGCGCCGACGCGCCGATAACCCCCGACGACTCGCCCGCCGCGTCGGAACTCTACCAGCCAGCGACCACCGCGAGAGTCGTCCTGCTTCAGAACCTCGTGCCCGCCGTGGCGACCGTCGTCGCCTACGTCGTCTTCCAGTACGCACCGATATTTTGA
- a CDS encoding TRAP transporter permease: MTARDGTGDEPIPEEEQQKLIQELEHKRALRGPMAAFVSLVAIVFSAFQMWLAARGFVLEVTLPFVGNFELAALQLLQINAVHVAFALVLTFLLFPPTTGDGFLSGRLARVVPATRGRFGDESPVTRTAETARGGVRWLFMDPERRRVTPVDAVLAFFAFLSAAYMITDFTEIRRMRALGLQAGRTIDEFYPFLDPVTDAFTAVGIPLNETSYAFVLGAIGVLLVLEATRRALGLYLMLIVTSFIVYARWGYLIPIDAPYVGVLSITPLGWDAIVQNLWYNTENGVFGIPVTVSVRFIYIFILFGAFLEMSGAGKWFIDLAYSATGERRGGPAKASIIASGFMGTISGSSIANTVTTGAFTIPLMKRSGYSPEFSGAVEASASSGGQILPPVMGAAAFLIVEYTLTPFRDVITAAAIPAVVFFFGVWVMVHLEASKRNIGGLSPDELVAWRSHMLRGWFYLVPLVLLLYYLIVVRLSVARSAWFTLVAIAALIALVAAYNEETRWPLLGTITGLFLLEFAAFLTTGVGLVEAVVGAGGAGTAARSPVEAALAAGGKLGWLTLAVSLVTMLARPSGDAPLLDFDAQVDSAVASAASVFRRPRLADAKPFQYVGFVLKSMDAGARTATTVVVAVAAAGIIPGVISVSGLGPNLTALIRSVAGGSIVVLLVLTAISSIILGMGMPTTVTYIILVSMLGPAISEIGGIPILAAHLFILYFGVIADITPPVAVAAYAASGIAKSDQFDTGVTAFSLSLNKAIVPFAFVLTPGILLLRGTGTGEEVRVVGLSDVADLGYFVPEVVIPVVGVFLGVVALGATVIGYLYTDVSRIDRGLYALAALLLMAPLLLFNTGTSLLGLFGVGGGIEPGLFDLVLRAAGGVLFGLLALKNRRRADTEPATERGEETTEAA; the protein is encoded by the coding sequence ATGACAGCACGCGACGGAACAGGAGACGAGCCAATTCCGGAAGAAGAACAGCAGAAGCTGATTCAGGAACTCGAACACAAGCGGGCACTCCGCGGACCGATGGCCGCGTTCGTCAGCCTCGTGGCTATCGTGTTCTCGGCGTTCCAGATGTGGCTGGCGGCGCGGGGGTTCGTCCTCGAAGTGACGCTCCCGTTCGTCGGCAACTTCGAACTCGCCGCGCTCCAACTCCTCCAGATAAACGCGGTCCACGTCGCCTTCGCGCTGGTCCTCACCTTCCTCCTCTTCCCGCCGACAACCGGCGACGGGTTCCTCTCGGGTCGCCTCGCCAGAGTCGTCCCGGCGACCCGCGGGCGGTTCGGCGACGAGAGTCCGGTGACACGAACCGCCGAGACCGCTCGCGGCGGCGTCCGCTGGCTCTTCATGGACCCCGAGCGGCGCAGAGTGACGCCCGTTGACGCCGTACTCGCCTTCTTCGCGTTCCTCTCGGCGGCCTACATGATAACCGACTTCACCGAGATTCGCCGGATGCGCGCCCTCGGTCTTCAGGCCGGGCGGACCATCGACGAGTTCTATCCTTTCTTGGACCCCGTGACCGACGCCTTCACGGCCGTCGGCATCCCGCTGAACGAGACCTCCTACGCCTTCGTCCTCGGTGCTATCGGCGTTTTGCTCGTGCTGGAGGCCACCCGGCGGGCACTCGGTCTCTACCTGATGCTCATCGTCACGTCGTTCATCGTCTACGCCCGGTGGGGCTACCTCATCCCGATAGACGCACCCTACGTCGGCGTCCTCTCCATCACGCCGCTGGGGTGGGACGCCATCGTCCAGAACCTCTGGTACAACACCGAGAACGGCGTCTTCGGCATCCCAGTGACGGTCAGCGTCCGGTTCATCTACATCTTCATCCTGTTCGGCGCGTTCTTGGAGATGAGCGGCGCGGGCAAGTGGTTCATCGACCTCGCCTACTCGGCGACCGGCGAGCGTCGGGGCGGTCCCGCGAAGGCCAGCATCATCGCCAGCGGCTTCATGGGCACTATCAGCGGGTCGTCCATCGCCAACACCGTCACGACCGGCGCGTTCACGATTCCGCTGATGAAGCGGTCGGGCTACAGCCCCGAGTTCTCCGGGGCGGTCGAGGCCTCCGCGTCGTCTGGGGGTCAAATTCTCCCGCCAGTGATGGGCGCGGCGGCGTTCCTCATCGTGGAGTACACCCTGACGCCGTTCCGGGACGTCATCACGGCGGCCGCGATTCCGGCGGTCGTGTTCTTTTTCGGCGTCTGGGTGATGGTCCATCTCGAAGCCTCGAAGCGGAACATCGGCGGTCTCTCCCCGGACGAACTGGTCGCGTGGCGGTCCCACATGCTCCGGGGCTGGTTCTACCTCGTCCCGCTCGTTCTCCTGCTGTACTACCTCATCGTGGTGCGACTCTCGGTCGCCCGGTCGGCGTGGTTCACGCTGGTCGCCATCGCCGCGCTCATCGCGCTGGTGGCGGCCTACAACGAGGAGACCCGGTGGCCCCTCCTCGGAACCATCACCGGACTCTTCCTGCTGGAGTTCGCGGCGTTCCTGACGACCGGCGTCGGACTGGTCGAGGCGGTCGTCGGCGCGGGCGGTGCCGGGACCGCGGCGAGAAGTCCCGTCGAGGCCGCACTCGCGGCGGGCGGTAAACTCGGGTGGCTGACCCTCGCGGTCAGCCTCGTCACGATGCTGGCCCGACCGAGCGGCGACGCCCCGTTGCTCGACTTCGACGCGCAGGTCGATAGCGCGGTCGCCTCGGCGGCGAGCGTGTTCCGGCGTCCTCGACTCGCGGACGCCAAGCCCTTCCAGTACGTCGGGTTCGTCCTGAAGTCGATGGACGCCGGAGCGCGAACCGCGACTACCGTCGTCGTCGCCGTGGCGGCCGCGGGCATCATTCCCGGCGTCATCAGCGTCAGCGGTCTCGGGCCGAATCTGACCGCGCTCATCCGGTCAGTGGCTGGCGGGTCCATCGTCGTCCTGCTCGTGCTGACCGCCATCTCCTCTATCATCCTCGGGATGGGGATGCCGACGACCGTGACCTACATCATCCTCGTCTCGATGCTCGGCCCGGCCATCAGCGAGATCGGTGGCATCCCGATTCTGGCGGCTCACCTGTTCATCCTCTACTTCGGCGTCATCGCGGACATCACGCCGCCGGTCGCGGTGGCGGCCTACGCGGCCTCGGGAATCGCCAAGTCCGACCAGTTCGATACAGGCGTGACTGCCTTCTCGCTCTCGCTGAACAAGGCTATCGTCCCGTTCGCGTTCGTCCTAACGCCGGGAATCCTCCTATTACGGGGAACCGGAACCGGCGAGGAGGTCCGAGTCGTCGGTCTCTCGGACGTTGCCGACCTCGGCTATTTCGTGCCAGAGGTCGTGATTCCGGTCGTCGGCGTGTTCCTCGGCGTCGTCGCACTCGGTGCGACGGTCATCGGCTACCTCTACACCGACGTCAGTCGAATCGACCGCGGACTCTATGCGCTGGCGGCACTCCTGTTGATGGCTCCGCTGTTGCTGTTCAACACCGGAACCTCGCTACTGGGACTGTTCGGCGTCGGGGGTGGTATCGAACCCGGTCTGTTCGACCTCGTGCTTCGGGCCGCTGGCGGCGTGCTGTTCGGCCTCCTCGCGCTGAAGAACCGCCGCCGAGCCGACACCGAACCGGCGACCGAGCGCGGCGAGGAGACGACGGAAGCGGCCTGA
- a CDS encoding A24 family peptidase: MAQLDASIPDLLRLLVVPVFGWAAWRDVKTRRVPNRTWYPLAALAVVLLAVDGWQAWTGTAYETRAFAVRTAVSLGFVGPLVIAFWWFRAFGGADAKAFLVVAALFPTYPTYEVVGWVLPHQQTAVGVFSLTILTNTVLLGALYPLAVLLRNAAAGRFSSVMFVGKPVDWDDVPEEHGRLLETPEGVTRNGADLDAVRMYLRWRGLTLADLRESAGRLRDPATLPAEPNRPGDGSTGEVQADGGTAAETDSAAVAAESVAGGDGTERTESGMDAPDDDPWGAAAFLDDIDHGAYGTTPEGLRDGLDVLVSEETVWVSPGIPFVVPLFVGTAVALTYGDLLFGAMGLLGLS; encoded by the coding sequence GTGGCACAACTCGACGCCTCGATACCCGACCTCCTCAGACTGCTCGTCGTCCCCGTCTTCGGGTGGGCCGCGTGGCGCGACGTGAAGACCCGCCGCGTGCCCAACCGGACGTGGTACCCGCTGGCCGCCCTCGCAGTCGTCCTGCTGGCGGTGGACGGCTGGCAGGCGTGGACCGGAACCGCGTACGAGACCCGAGCGTTCGCCGTCCGAACGGCGGTTAGCCTCGGCTTCGTCGGACCGCTCGTAATCGCGTTCTGGTGGTTCCGGGCGTTCGGCGGCGCGGACGCGAAGGCGTTCCTCGTCGTCGCGGCGCTCTTCCCGACGTATCCGACCTACGAGGTGGTCGGTTGGGTGCTTCCCCACCAGCAGACTGCCGTCGGCGTATTCTCGCTGACCATCCTCACGAACACGGTCCTGCTCGGGGCGCTCTATCCGCTCGCCGTCTTGCTTCGGAACGCCGCCGCCGGGCGGTTCTCGTCGGTGATGTTCGTCGGCAAGCCCGTGGACTGGGACGACGTGCCCGAGGAACACGGCCGACTGCTGGAGACGCCCGAGGGCGTGACCCGAAACGGCGCGGACTTGGACGCGGTGCGGATGTACCTCCGGTGGCGCGGCCTGACGCTGGCGGACCTGCGCGAGAGCGCTGGCCGACTCCGGGACCCGGCCACCCTGCCCGCGGAACCGAACCGACCGGGCGACGGTTCGACCGGCGAGGTGCAGGCGGACGGCGGTACCGCCGCGGAGACCGATTCGGCGGCCGTGGCCGCCGAATCGGTCGCTGGGGGGGACGGAACCGAACGAACGGAGTCCGGAATGGACGCGCCCGACGACGACCCGTGGGGTGCGGCGGCGTTCCTCGACGACATCGACCACGGCGCGTACGGCACGACGCCCGAAGGCTTGCGCGACGGACTGGACGTACTGGTCAGTGAGGAGACGGTGTGGGTCTCTCCCGGCATCCCGTTCGTCGTTCCGCTGTTCGTCGGAACCGCCGTGGCGCTGACCTACGGTGACCTGCTGTTCGGCGCGATGGGACTACTCGGACTGTCGTAA
- the serA gene encoding phosphoglycerate dehydrogenase: MKVLVTDPIADAGLDRLRDAGHEVETAYDVEGDALLSAVSDANGLIVRSGTDVSEEVFEAATDLVIVGRAGIGVDNIDIESATEHGVIVANAPEGNVRAAAEHTVAMAFAAARSIPQAHVRLKDGEWAKGDYLGTEVNAKTLGVVGLGRVGQEVAKKLDSLGMELVAYDPYISEDRAKQLGAELVDLDECLDRADFLTVHTPLTPETEGLISDEELAQMEGGYLVNCARGGVVDEDALAAAVEDGVLAGAAVDVFADEPVSPDNPLLSVDDVVVTPHLGASTEAAQENVATSTADQVVAAFEEEPVVNALNAPSIDESAFPRVEPYIGLAETAGKIATQLLDERISSIEVHYEGDIADEDVELVTASAQKGVFQPLEWQVNAVNAPQIAEDRGVEVTESKTRQTEDFQSLVRVTVSGDDESISVEGTLFAGDDPRIVRVDDYRIDAIPHGHMLVARNEDAPGVIGFIGTTLGDHGVNIAGMFNAREAIGGEALTVYTLDAQVPDEAKQAVENDDRIIEARYIELNGAE; this comes from the coding sequence ATGAAAGTCCTCGTAACGGACCCCATCGCCGACGCAGGGTTAGACCGACTTCGGGACGCGGGCCACGAAGTCGAAACCGCCTACGACGTAGAGGGTGACGCGCTCCTCTCGGCCGTCTCGGACGCGAACGGTCTCATCGTCCGGTCGGGAACCGACGTGTCCGAGGAAGTCTTCGAGGCCGCGACGGACCTCGTAATCGTGGGCCGGGCGGGTATCGGCGTGGACAACATCGACATCGAATCGGCGACCGAACACGGCGTCATCGTCGCCAACGCGCCGGAGGGCAACGTCCGTGCCGCGGCCGAACACACCGTCGCCATGGCGTTCGCCGCCGCGCGGTCGATTCCGCAGGCCCACGTCCGCCTGAAGGACGGCGAGTGGGCGAAGGGCGACTACCTCGGGACGGAAGTCAACGCCAAGACCCTCGGCGTCGTCGGACTCGGCCGCGTGGGTCAGGAAGTCGCCAAGAAACTCGACTCGCTGGGCATGGAACTCGTCGCCTACGACCCCTACATCAGCGAGGACCGCGCCAAGCAACTCGGCGCGGAACTGGTGGACTTGGACGAGTGTCTCGACCGCGCGGACTTCCTGACGGTCCACACGCCGCTGACTCCCGAGACGGAAGGTCTCATCAGCGACGAGGAACTCGCCCAGATGGAGGGCGGCTATCTGGTCAACTGCGCCCGCGGCGGCGTCGTGGACGAGGACGCACTCGCGGCGGCAGTCGAGGACGGCGTTCTCGCCGGTGCCGCGGTGGACGTGTTCGCCGACGAACCCGTCTCGCCGGACAACCCGCTTCTCTCGGTTGACGACGTGGTGGTCACGCCCCACCTCGGCGCGAGTACCGAGGCCGCACAGGAGAACGTCGCCACCAGCACCGCCGACCAAGTGGTCGCGGCGTTCGAAGAGGAACCCGTCGTCAACGCGCTCAACGCCCCGTCCATCGACGAGAGCGCCTTCCCCCGCGTGGAACCGTACATCGGACTCGCCGAGACCGCGGGCAAAATCGCCACGCAACTGCTGGACGAGCGCATCTCGTCCATCGAGGTCCACTACGAGGGCGACATCGCCGACGAGGACGTGGAACTCGTGACTGCGAGCGCCCAGAAGGGCGTGTTCCAACCGCTGGAGTGGCAGGTCAACGCGGTCAACGCGCCCCAAATCGCCGAGGACCGCGGCGTCGAAGTCACCGAGTCGAAGACCCGCCAGACCGAGGACTTCCAGAGCCTCGTGCGCGTGACCGTCTCGGGCGACGACGAGTCCATCAGCGTCGAAGGAACGCTGTTCGCGGGCGACGACCCGCGCATCGTCCGCGTGGACGACTACCGCATCGACGCCATCCCCCACGGCCACATGCTGGTCGCCCGCAACGAGGACGCGCCGGGCGTCATCGGGTTCATCGGGACCACGCTCGGCGACCACGGCGTCAACATCGCGGGGATGTTCAACGCCCGCGAGGCCATCGGCGGCGAGGCGCTGACGGTGTACACCCTCGACGCGCAGGTCCCCGACGAGGCCAAGCAGGCGGTGGAGAACGACGACCGCATCATCGAAGCGCGCTACATCGAGTTGAACGGCGCGGAGTAG
- the thrC gene encoding threonine synthase, whose product MTELPLSAVGTESPPDSADDGVWLSCIDCEWTGAPFEEVRYRCPDCDGLLEVRYADHPTFEDFEGEGRGVWRYADALPFDAGVSIDEGDTPLYSVPTIEEEVGVADLRVKHEGMNPTGSFKDRGMTVGVRVAERLGVGRLACASTGNTSAALACYGARAGTEVLVLLPAGKVAAGKVAQASLHGARILEVDGNFDACLDIVSDLADRGEAYLLNSLNPFRLEGQKTIGLEILEQFREGTGDLPDRIVLPVGNAGNTSALYKAFRELVAAGALEPDEVPTLTGVQAEGAAPMVEAVEEGNDEVRRWGSVETRATAIRIGNPVNAPKALPGIRETGGTAVAVSDEEITDAQRALARDGVGVEPASAASVAGLRKLRESGEIGSDEQVVCLTTGHLLKDPDAAASAGAEPEPVPADTEGVLEHLGQ is encoded by the coding sequence ATGACCGAACTACCGCTTTCTGCCGTCGGAACCGAGTCACCCCCAGACTCGGCCGACGACGGCGTTTGGCTATCCTGCATCGACTGCGAGTGGACCGGCGCGCCCTTCGAGGAGGTTCGCTACCGATGTCCCGACTGCGACGGCCTGCTGGAGGTCCGGTACGCCGACCACCCGACCTTCGAGGACTTCGAAGGGGAGGGACGCGGCGTCTGGCGGTACGCCGACGCTCTGCCGTTCGACGCGGGCGTGAGCATCGACGAGGGCGACACGCCGCTGTACTCGGTCCCGACCATCGAGGAAGAAGTCGGTGTCGCCGACTTGCGGGTCAAACACGAGGGGATGAACCCGACCGGGAGTTTCAAGGACCGCGGGATGACCGTCGGTGTCCGGGTCGCCGAGCGACTGGGTGTCGGTCGCCTCGCATGCGCGTCCACGGGCAACACGAGCGCCGCGCTCGCGTGCTACGGAGCGCGCGCGGGCACAGAGGTTCTAGTACTACTCCCCGCAGGGAAGGTCGCCGCGGGGAAAGTCGCACAGGCCAGTCTCCACGGCGCGCGGATTCTGGAGGTAGACGGCAACTTCGACGCCTGCCTCGACATCGTTTCGGACCTCGCGGACCGGGGGGAGGCCTACCTGCTGAACTCGCTCAACCCTTTCCGACTGGAGGGCCAGAAGACCATCGGTCTCGAAATCTTGGAACAGTTCCGCGAGGGGACGGGCGACCTTCCCGACCGCATCGTCCTGCCGGTCGGCAACGCGGGCAACACCAGCGCGCTCTACAAGGCGTTCCGCGAGTTGGTCGCCGCCGGTGCGCTCGAACCCGACGAGGTGCCGACCCTGACCGGCGTGCAGGCCGAGGGCGCGGCCCCGATGGTCGAAGCCGTAGAGGAGGGCAACGACGAGGTGCGCCGGTGGGGGAGCGTCGAGACTCGTGCGACCGCAATCCGCATCGGCAACCCGGTCAACGCGCCGAAGGCCCTGCCCGGCATCCGGGAGACGGGCGGCACCGCAGTCGCGGTGTCCGACGAGGAGATAACCGACGCCCAGCGAGCCCTCGCCCGCGACGGCGTGGGCGTCGAACCCGCGAGCGCGGCGTCCGTCGCCGGACTCCGCAAGTTGCGCGAGTCGGGCGAAATCGGGAGCGACGAGCAGGTCGTCTGCCTGACGACGGGCCACCTGCTGAAGGACCCCGACGCCGCGGCGTCGGCGGGTGCCGAACCCGAACCGGTCCCGGCCGACACCGAGGGCGTGCTGGAACACCTCGGACAGTAG